A genomic window from Micromonospora ferruginea includes:
- a CDS encoding bifunctional copper resistance protein CopD/cytochrome c oxidase assembly protein produces MPGTGESIATGPFTTRSPAAGPGTGGATGAAGWLVGLGAVGAAAAALLLALRAGGALAAAIPGLPDPGPVTTWALPPVRLLADVLATLTVGFAVTAAFLLPGDGTSVSAHGWLVLRRAGLAAAGWAVASLALLVLTVSDLLGAPLDRLGAASVISFGVDISQGRSLLAQAGLAAVVAVTARVGVSRGTAAVAAGLALVGLLPPALTGHAAGAGNHQIAVSSLALHVLAAALWAGGLAALLTIRRSRHLPGAAARYSRLALACFGTVAVSGLANAAVRLGDVEQLWRSGYGVLVLGKLAALVLLGALGAAHRTRTLPGLAAGRRGAFARLAAGEVVVFAATIGLAVALSRSPTPVAPPADADPVTEVLGFPMPSAPTVAHLLGQPLPDLFFLTVTVVGIGGYLAGVRRLRRGGHRWPVARTASWIAGLLVLAAATGLGFARYAYVLFSVHMAQHMVLSMMVPILLVGGAPVTLALRALRRPTEPEVRGAREWLLRALHSRAARLLTHPLVALGIYTASLFGLYFSDLLGTLMRSHLGHLAMLGHFVLSGYLLFWVLIGIDPGRPRLPHPILVLIHFAAMMAHGFFGLALMQTTTVIAPDWYLGVHPDWASSLLDDQKLGAGIAWAFGEIPAAVVMVLLVRQWIRADQREQRRLDRAADRAEATGEDDDLARYNAFLAAAARDRN; encoded by the coding sequence GTGCCGGGGACGGGCGAGTCGATCGCCACCGGACCGTTCACCACCCGATCGCCGGCGGCCGGGCCGGGCACCGGGGGCGCGACGGGAGCGGCCGGCTGGCTCGTCGGGCTGGGGGCGGTCGGCGCGGCAGCGGCCGCACTGCTGCTCGCGCTGCGGGCCGGCGGCGCGCTCGCCGCCGCCATCCCCGGCCTACCTGATCCCGGTCCGGTCACCACCTGGGCACTGCCACCGGTGCGGCTGCTCGCCGACGTTCTCGCCACGCTCACCGTCGGGTTCGCGGTGACCGCCGCCTTCCTGCTGCCGGGCGACGGGACGAGCGTCTCCGCGCACGGCTGGCTCGTGCTGCGCCGTGCCGGCCTGGCCGCGGCCGGCTGGGCCGTGGCGTCCCTGGCCCTGCTGGTGCTCACCGTCTCCGACCTGCTCGGCGCGCCACTCGACCGGCTCGGCGCGGCGAGTGTGATCAGTTTCGGCGTCGACATCTCGCAGGGCCGCTCGTTGCTGGCGCAGGCCGGGCTGGCTGCCGTGGTGGCGGTGACGGCCCGGGTCGGCGTGTCCCGCGGCACCGCGGCGGTCGCGGCCGGGCTGGCGCTCGTCGGCCTGCTGCCGCCGGCGTTGACCGGCCACGCGGCCGGGGCCGGCAACCACCAGATCGCGGTCTCCAGCCTCGCCCTGCACGTGCTGGCCGCCGCGCTCTGGGCCGGCGGGCTGGCCGCGCTGCTGACCATCCGCCGCAGCCGGCACCTACCCGGGGCCGCCGCCCGTTACAGCCGGCTCGCGCTGGCCTGCTTCGGCACGGTCGCGGTCAGCGGCCTGGCCAACGCGGCGGTCCGCCTCGGCGACGTCGAGCAGCTCTGGCGATCCGGGTACGGCGTGCTGGTGCTCGGCAAGCTGGCCGCGCTCGTACTGCTCGGCGCGCTCGGCGCCGCGCACCGCACCCGTACCCTGCCGGGCCTGGCGGCCGGGCGGCGCGGCGCGTTCGCGCGGCTCGCCGCCGGGGAGGTGGTGGTCTTCGCCGCCACGATCGGCCTGGCGGTCGCGCTGTCGCGCAGCCCGACGCCGGTCGCCCCACCGGCCGACGCCGACCCGGTGACCGAGGTGCTCGGTTTTCCGATGCCATCCGCGCCCACCGTCGCGCACCTGCTCGGCCAGCCGCTGCCCGACCTGTTCTTCCTCACCGTGACCGTCGTCGGCATCGGCGGCTACCTGGCCGGCGTGCGCCGGCTGCGCCGTGGCGGGCACCGCTGGCCGGTGGCCCGCACCGCGAGCTGGATCGCCGGTCTGCTGGTGCTGGCCGCCGCCACCGGCCTCGGCTTCGCCCGCTACGCCTACGTGCTGTTCAGCGTGCACATGGCCCAGCACATGGTGCTGTCCATGATGGTGCCGATCCTGCTGGTCGGCGGCGCGCCGGTCACGCTCGCGCTGCGGGCGTTGCGCCGCCCCACCGAACCGGAGGTACGCGGGGCCCGGGAGTGGCTGCTGCGCGCCCTGCACAGCCGCGCCGCCCGGCTGCTCACCCATCCGCTGGTGGCGCTCGGCATCTACACCGCCAGCCTGTTCGGCCTCTACTTCAGCGATCTGCTGGGCACGTTGATGCGCTCGCACCTCGGGCACCTGGCCATGCTGGGACACTTCGTGCTCTCCGGCTACCTGCTGTTCTGGGTGCTCATCGGCATCGACCCCGGCCGACCCCGGCTCCCCCACCCGATCCTGGTGCTCATCCACTTCGCCGCGATGATGGCGCACGGCTTCTTCGGCCTCGCGCTCATGCAGACCACCACCGTCATCGCCCCCGACTGGTATCTCGGCGTCCATCCCGACTGGGCCTCGTCGCTGCTCGACGACCAGAAGCTGGGCGCCGGCATCGCCTGGGCGTTCGGCGAGATCCCCGCCGCCGTCGTGATGGTCCTGCTGGTTCGGCAGTGGATCCGGGCCGACCAGCGCGAGCAGCGCCGTCTTGACCGGGCCGCCGACCGGGCCGAGGCCACCGGCGAGGACGACGACCTGGCCCGCTACAACGCGTTCCTGGCCGCCGCCGCACGCGACCGGAACTGA
- a CDS encoding copper resistance CopC family protein, giving the protein MRTRAVVAFAAALTALLLAPATPAAAHNALQSATPAQDARLTVAPTSVTLRFLQRLNPEFTTIVLSDADRQRVPTGAPAVNGTTGTVTVDKSLTNGTYTVAYRVVSADGHPVQGSYRFTVAGPTAPAASPPPASAGAVTSADAVAAPISATGADDGPPVALVAGGAVVALAVAGAAVLLLRRRRAS; this is encoded by the coding sequence ATGCGTACCCGTGCCGTCGTCGCGTTCGCCGCGGCGCTCACCGCGCTGCTGCTGGCGCCGGCCACACCCGCTGCGGCGCACAACGCGTTGCAGTCGGCCACGCCGGCCCAGGACGCCCGGCTCACCGTCGCGCCGACCTCGGTGACGCTGCGCTTCCTGCAACGGCTCAACCCGGAGTTCACCACCATCGTGCTCAGCGACGCCGACCGGCAGCGGGTGCCGACCGGCGCGCCGGCCGTGAACGGCACGACCGGCACCGTGACCGTGGACAAGTCACTGACCAACGGCACCTACACGGTCGCCTACCGGGTGGTTTCCGCCGACGGGCATCCGGTGCAGGGCTCGTACCGCTTCACCGTGGCCGGCCCGACCGCGCCCGCAGCATCACCCCCGCCCGCGTCGGCCGGGGCGGTGACCAGTGCCGACGCGGTGGCCGCCCCGATCTCCGCCACCGGCGCCGACGACGGACCGCCGGTGGCCCTGGTGGCCGGCGGCGCGGTCGTCGCCCTGGCCGTGGCGGGCGCGGCCGTGTTGCTGCTCCGCCGCCGCCGCGCCTCCTGA
- a CDS encoding Dyp-type peroxidase, with protein sequence MTDPAGTDRRVSRRGLLTGGAVAVGGTLAAGVAITAARPHDPGVRPEPVPAALVGSAVEPFHGARQSGVTTEPQAHAAFVAFTLKPGTDRAALGRMLRLLSDDAARLTQGRPSLADTEPELGLLPARLTVTFGFGPGLYAAAGRADRRPASVAELPAFRVDRLQPRWSGGDLLLQVCADDPLTVAHAQRVLVKDSRPFATVRWVQRGFRRAAGAEPGRTQRNLFGQLDGTANPQPGAPADTAVWVTDGPDWLRDSTTLVVRRISMNLETWDLLGRTDREVAVGRRLDTGAPLTGAAEHDEPDFAALGPDGLTVIPDFSHLTRARVTDDRQKILRRPYNYDGTPTADGHADSGLIFAAYQADIGRQFLPIQRRLAERDLLNEWTTPIGSAVFAVPPGCPEGGWIGERVLA encoded by the coding sequence ATGACCGACCCTGCCGGGACCGACCGCCGGGTGAGCAGGCGCGGCCTGCTCACCGGCGGCGCGGTCGCCGTCGGGGGCACGCTCGCCGCCGGCGTCGCGATCACCGCCGCGCGTCCCCACGACCCGGGGGTACGCCCCGAGCCGGTGCCGGCCGCCCTGGTCGGCAGCGCGGTCGAACCGTTCCACGGTGCCCGGCAGTCCGGGGTCACCACCGAGCCGCAGGCACACGCCGCGTTCGTCGCGTTCACCCTGAAGCCGGGCACCGACCGGGCGGCGCTCGGCCGGATGCTGCGCCTGCTCTCCGACGACGCCGCCCGGCTCACCCAGGGCCGGCCGTCGCTTGCCGACACCGAACCGGAACTCGGCCTGCTGCCGGCCCGGCTGACCGTCACGTTCGGCTTCGGCCCCGGCCTGTACGCCGCCGCCGGACGCGCCGACCGGCGGCCCGCGTCGGTGGCCGAACTGCCCGCGTTCCGCGTCGACCGGCTGCAACCGCGCTGGTCCGGCGGGGACCTGCTGCTCCAGGTCTGCGCCGACGACCCGCTCACCGTCGCCCACGCCCAGCGCGTCCTGGTCAAGGACAGCCGGCCGTTCGCGACCGTGCGCTGGGTGCAGCGGGGCTTCCGCCGGGCCGCCGGGGCCGAGCCGGGGCGCACCCAGCGCAACCTGTTCGGGCAACTCGACGGCACCGCCAACCCGCAGCCGGGCGCCCCGGCCGACACCGCCGTGTGGGTGACCGACGGGCCGGACTGGCTGCGCGACTCCACCACCCTCGTGGTGCGGCGGATCAGCATGAACCTGGAGACCTGGGACCTGCTGGGCCGCACCGACCGGGAGGTCGCGGTGGGTCGGCGCCTGGACACCGGCGCGCCGCTGACCGGCGCCGCCGAGCACGACGAGCCGGACTTCGCCGCGCTCGGGCCGGACGGGCTCACCGTCATCCCGGACTTCTCGCACCTGACCCGGGCCCGGGTCACCGACGATCGGCAGAAGATCCTGCGTCGGCCCTACAACTACGACGGTACGCCGACCGCCGACGGGCACGCGGACAGCGGGCTGATCTTCGCCGCGTACCAGGCCGACATCGGGCGGCAGTTCCTGCCCATCCAGCGCCGGCTGGCGGAGCGGGACCTGCTCAACGAGTGGACCACCCCGATCGGCTCCGCCGTGTTCGCCGTACCGCCCGGCTGCCCGGAGGGCGGCTGGATCGGCGAGCGGGTGCTCGCGTGA
- a CDS encoding copper chaperone PCu(A)C: MPSTTISRRFRRPGALIGATLLAASVAACGSADGSRVAAPTATASASVSAAAGVLGISDPWVKAADKGMTAAFGTLVNDGDADVTITRAATEVSPMELHEMTMEDGKMVMRPKEGGIVVKAHSRARLEPGGDHLMLMDISKPVRAGDELTFTLTFADGRTQTFRAVAKPFTGAQESYAPGHGDTPMPEMSPAS, from the coding sequence ATGCCCAGCACCACCATCAGCCGCCGGTTCCGGCGTCCCGGAGCCCTGATCGGCGCGACCCTGCTGGCCGCGTCCGTCGCCGCCTGCGGGTCCGCCGACGGCTCGAGGGTCGCCGCACCGACGGCGACCGCCTCAGCCTCGGTGAGCGCGGCGGCCGGGGTGCTCGGCATCAGCGACCCGTGGGTGAAGGCCGCCGACAAGGGCATGACCGCCGCGTTCGGCACCCTGGTCAACGACGGTGACGCCGACGTGACGATCACCAGGGCCGCCACCGAGGTCTCCCCGATGGAGCTGCACGAGATGACCATGGAGGACGGGAAGATGGTCATGCGGCCCAAGGAGGGCGGCATCGTGGTCAAGGCCCACTCCCGCGCCAGGCTGGAGCCCGGCGGCGACCACCTGATGCTGATGGACATCAGCAAGCCGGTGCGGGCCGGTGACGAACTCACCTTCACGCTCACCTTCGCCGACGGCCGCACCCAGACCTTCCGCGCCGTGGCCAAGCCGTTCACCGGCGCCCAGGAGTCCTACGCCCCCGGCCACGGCGACACCCCGATGCCGGAGATGAGCCCTGCCTCATGA
- a CDS encoding SCO5389 family protein, with product MSLTVPPALLRAAETGEIEEEAFVACVRDSLPYAFQTVGRVAADLAATDAEFADNVVAPPGDAERGQLLRAMASDAIRAGLERHFGVRLAFQNCHRVAAFRPSAADSEAYRRFTSGRGQLLNQSPTLRNC from the coding sequence ATGTCGCTCACCGTCCCGCCCGCCCTGCTGCGCGCCGCCGAGACCGGAGAGATCGAGGAGGAGGCGTTCGTCGCCTGCGTCCGCGACTCCCTGCCGTACGCCTTCCAGACCGTCGGCCGGGTCGCCGCCGACCTGGCGGCCACCGACGCCGAGTTCGCCGACAACGTCGTCGCGCCACCGGGCGACGCCGAGCGCGGCCAACTGCTGCGCGCGATGGCCAGCGACGCGATCCGCGCCGGCCTGGAACGCCACTTCGGGGTGCGGCTGGCGTTCCAGAACTGCCACCGGGTGGCCGCGTTCCGGCCGTCCGCCGCCGACTCCGAGGCGTACCGCCGGTTCACCTCCGGCCGCGGCCAGTTGCTCAACCAGTCCCCGACGCTGCGCAACTGCTGA
- a CDS encoding carboxyl transferase domain-containing protein, translating to MFTRVAIVNRGEAAMRLIHAVRELAAETGSRIETVALYTDVDRTATFVREADVAYDLGPASARPYLDLKVLERALVETRADAAWVGWGFVAEDPAFAELCEKVGVTFVGPSPDAMRKLGDKIGAKLIAEEVGVPVAPWSRGAVESLEAAVAAAAEIGYPLMLKATAGGGGRGIRVVRSDADLADAYERTSQEAARAFGSGVVFLERLVTGARHVEVQVIADGQGTAWALGVRDCSVQRRNQKVIEESASPVLGPEQAAELKSSAERLAVRVGYRGAATVEFLYHPGDRLFAFLEVNTRLQVEHPITESTTGFDLVKAQLHVAGGGRLTGEPPVERGHAIEARLNAEDPDRDFAPSPGRITRLDLPAGPGIRVDTGVSEGDTIPADFDSMIAKIIAYGRDRDEALGRLRRAMANTTVVIEGGATNKSFVLDLLDQPEVIDASADTGWIDRVRGEGRLVAHRHSAVALAAAAIEAYEEDETAERQRLLSTAAGGRPQVQHRSGRPLDLKLRGVSYRMRVARVGAHRFRVGIEAGAEARTADVELDRFDRHTGQIVVNGVRYRLLTGTHGPVHLVEVDGVTHRISRDEGGVVRSPMPALVVATPVEVGAEVEAGAPVLVLEAMKMETVLRAPFRARLKESSVAVGTQVEAGAPLLRLEPLADAGDEAAATPDEPAVELDLPVAPGDAPAHSRAERGLEDLRGLLLGFDVDPHDERRVLDDYLDARRAATVAGHRPLAEELELVDVFADLAELSRNRPTGEDGAGGHLHSAREHFHTYLQSLDVERAGSPEPFRARLAKALGHYGVTELDRSPALEAAVFRIFLAQQRAATDATAIAALLRSWLREPPPDEALREPAGLTLERLISATQVRFPVVADLARGVVFAWFAQPLLRRNRARVYARVRAHLRHLDARPDAPDRAERVAEMVRSTEPLVRLLGQRLVRADLDNATMLEVLTRRYYGNKALTGVRTRAAGGCVFVVAGRASSSVVSAAVRFDALGDALTGLAEVARDEEAVDADIYLAWESQPEDQDATVAALLDVINAHPLPEQVRRLTTTVAGRGGAVMHHHFTFRPDGTAMAEERLIRGLHPYIAQRMQLERLHGFDLTRLPSLDEEVYLFQAAARENPSDQRLVAFAQVRDLTELREQDGRLVALPTTEDTVAACIDSIRRAQSRRPSKVRFPTNRIVIYVWPPSELTREEMELIAARVRPTTVGAGLEEILFIGRQRDRRTGELVKVGVRIAFDVTGHGRLTVGEPPSEPVEPLDDYRLKVLRAASRNTVYPYELTGLLGDFTEHDLDADHRLVPVDRPKGRNRAAIVAGVVTTPTPRHPQGVTRVVLLGDPTKSLGALSEPECRRVIAALDLAERMGVPLEWYALSAGARISMTSGTENMDWVAAALKRIVEFTQAGGEINIVVAGINVGAQPYWNAEATMLMHTKGVLVMTPDSAMVLTGKQSLDFSGGVSAEDNFGIGGYDRVMGPNGQAQYWAPNLPAARDVLMAHYDHTYVAPGEGAPRRATTTDPVDRDVTTFPHTVAGSDFTTVGEIFSATANPDRKKPFDIRTVMRALADQDHPVLERWAGMADAETAVVQDVHLGGIPVCLLGIESRSVPRHGFPPTDGPDTYTAGTLFPRSSKKAARAINAASGNRPLVVLANLSGFDGSPESMRKLQLEYGAEIGRAIVNFRGPIVFCVISRYHGGAFVVFSKALNPAMTVLAIEGSFASVLGGAPAAAVVFAGEVAARTAADPRVRELESRVAAAPVTERATLTAELDELRSSVRAEKLGEVATEFDRVHSIQRAVEVGSVDAVVRAAELRPRVIEAIEAHLS from the coding sequence GTGTTCACCCGTGTCGCCATCGTCAACCGTGGTGAGGCCGCCATGCGGCTCATCCACGCGGTCCGGGAACTGGCCGCGGAGACCGGCAGCCGGATCGAGACCGTCGCGCTGTACACCGACGTCGACCGCACCGCCACCTTCGTCCGCGAGGCGGACGTCGCCTACGACCTGGGGCCCGCCTCCGCCCGCCCGTACCTCGACCTGAAGGTGCTGGAGCGCGCGCTGGTGGAGACCCGGGCGGACGCCGCCTGGGTCGGCTGGGGCTTCGTGGCCGAGGACCCGGCCTTCGCCGAGCTGTGCGAGAAGGTCGGCGTCACGTTCGTCGGGCCGAGCCCGGACGCCATGCGCAAGCTCGGCGACAAGATCGGCGCGAAGCTGATCGCCGAGGAGGTCGGCGTGCCGGTCGCGCCGTGGAGCCGCGGCGCGGTGGAGAGCCTGGAGGCGGCCGTGGCCGCGGCGGCCGAGATCGGCTACCCGCTGATGCTCAAGGCGACCGCGGGCGGCGGCGGTCGCGGCATCCGGGTGGTCCGCAGCGACGCCGACCTGGCCGACGCCTACGAGCGCACCAGCCAGGAGGCCGCGCGGGCGTTCGGCAGCGGTGTGGTGTTCCTGGAGCGCCTGGTCACCGGCGCCCGGCACGTCGAGGTGCAGGTGATCGCGGACGGGCAGGGCACCGCGTGGGCGCTCGGCGTACGGGACTGCTCGGTGCAGCGACGCAACCAGAAGGTGATCGAGGAGTCGGCGTCGCCGGTGCTGGGCCCGGAGCAGGCCGCCGAGCTGAAGTCGTCGGCCGAGCGGCTGGCCGTCCGGGTCGGCTACCGGGGCGCGGCGACGGTGGAGTTCCTCTACCACCCCGGCGACCGGCTGTTCGCGTTCCTGGAGGTCAACACCCGGCTCCAGGTGGAGCACCCGATCACCGAGTCGACCACCGGGTTCGACCTGGTCAAGGCCCAGTTGCACGTCGCCGGCGGCGGGCGGCTGACCGGTGAGCCGCCGGTCGAGCGCGGGCACGCGATCGAGGCGCGACTCAACGCCGAGGACCCGGACCGGGACTTCGCCCCCTCCCCCGGCCGGATCACCCGGCTGGACCTGCCCGCCGGCCCGGGCATCCGGGTCGACACCGGGGTCAGCGAGGGCGACACCATCCCGGCCGACTTCGACTCGATGATCGCCAAGATCATCGCGTACGGGCGGGACCGGGACGAGGCGCTCGGGCGGCTGCGCCGGGCGATGGCGAACACCACCGTGGTGATCGAGGGCGGCGCCACCAACAAGAGCTTCGTGCTCGACCTGCTCGACCAGCCCGAGGTGATCGACGCCAGCGCGGACACCGGCTGGATCGACCGGGTCCGGGGCGAGGGCCGGCTCGTCGCGCACCGGCACTCCGCGGTGGCGCTGGCCGCCGCCGCGATCGAGGCGTACGAGGAGGACGAGACCGCCGAGCGGCAGCGGCTGCTGTCCACCGCGGCCGGCGGTCGCCCCCAGGTGCAGCACCGCAGCGGCCGGCCGCTGGACCTCAAGCTGCGCGGCGTGAGCTACCGGATGCGGGTGGCCCGCGTCGGCGCGCACCGGTTCCGGGTCGGCATCGAGGCCGGCGCCGAGGCCCGGACCGCGGACGTCGAGCTGGACCGCTTCGACCGGCACACCGGGCAGATCGTCGTCAACGGCGTGCGCTACCGGCTGCTCACCGGCACCCACGGGCCGGTCCACCTGGTCGAGGTGGACGGCGTCACGCACCGGATCAGCCGGGACGAGGGCGGCGTGGTCCGCTCCCCGATGCCGGCGCTCGTCGTCGCCACCCCGGTGGAGGTCGGCGCGGAGGTCGAGGCCGGCGCGCCGGTGCTGGTGCTGGAGGCGATGAAGATGGAGACGGTGCTGCGGGCGCCGTTCCGGGCCCGCCTCAAGGAGTCCTCCGTCGCGGTGGGCACCCAGGTGGAGGCCGGCGCGCCGCTGCTGCGCCTGGAGCCGCTCGCCGACGCCGGCGACGAGGCCGCCGCCACCCCGGACGAGCCGGCCGTCGAACTGGACCTGCCCGTCGCGCCCGGGGACGCGCCGGCGCACAGCCGGGCCGAGCGCGGCCTGGAGGACCTGCGCGGCCTGCTGCTCGGCTTCGACGTCGACCCGCACGACGAGCGCCGGGTGCTCGACGACTACCTCGACGCGCGTCGGGCGGCCACCGTCGCCGGGCACCGGCCGCTGGCCGAGGAGCTGGAGCTGGTCGACGTCTTCGCCGACCTGGCCGAGCTGAGCCGCAACCGGCCCACCGGGGAGGACGGCGCGGGCGGTCACCTGCACAGTGCCCGCGAGCACTTCCACACCTACCTGCAGAGCCTCGACGTGGAGCGGGCCGGCTCGCCGGAGCCGTTCCGGGCCCGCCTGGCCAAGGCGCTCGGCCACTACGGCGTCACCGAGCTGGACCGCTCCCCCGCGCTCGAGGCCGCGGTGTTCCGGATCTTCCTGGCCCAGCAGCGGGCCGCCACCGACGCCACCGCGATCGCCGCGCTGCTGCGCTCGTGGCTGCGGGAGCCGCCGCCGGACGAGGCGCTGCGCGAGCCGGCCGGTCTCACGCTGGAACGGCTGATCTCGGCCACCCAGGTCCGCTTCCCGGTCGTCGCCGACCTGGCCCGGGGCGTGGTGTTCGCCTGGTTCGCCCAGCCGCTGCTGCGCCGCAACCGGGCCCGGGTGTACGCGCGGGTCCGCGCGCACCTGCGGCACCTCGACGCCCGGCCGGACGCGCCGGACCGCGCCGAGCGGGTCGCCGAGATGGTCCGCAGCACCGAGCCGCTGGTCCGGCTGCTCGGCCAGCGGCTGGTCCGGGCCGACCTGGACAACGCCACCATGCTGGAGGTGCTGACCCGGCGCTACTACGGCAACAAGGCGCTCACCGGCGTGCGGACCCGCGCGGCGGGCGGCTGCGTGTTCGTGGTGGCCGGCCGGGCCTCCTCCAGCGTGGTCTCCGCCGCCGTCCGCTTCGACGCGCTCGGCGACGCGCTGACCGGGCTGGCCGAGGTGGCCCGGGACGAGGAGGCGGTGGACGCCGACATCTACCTGGCCTGGGAGAGCCAGCCGGAGGACCAGGACGCCACCGTCGCCGCGCTGCTCGACGTGATCAACGCGCACCCGCTGCCGGAGCAGGTCCGCCGGCTCACCACCACGGTCGCCGGGCGCGGCGGCGCGGTGATGCACCACCACTTCACGTTCCGCCCGGACGGCACCGCGATGGCCGAGGAGCGGCTGATCCGCGGCCTGCACCCGTACATCGCGCAGCGGATGCAACTGGAGCGGCTGCACGGGTTCGACCTGACCCGGCTGCCGTCGCTGGACGAGGAGGTCTACCTCTTCCAGGCGGCCGCCCGGGAGAACCCGTCGGACCAGCGGCTGGTGGCGTTCGCGCAGGTCCGTGACCTGACCGAGCTGCGGGAGCAGGACGGTCGGCTGGTCGCGCTGCCGACCACCGAGGACACGGTCGCGGCCTGCATCGACTCGATCCGCCGCGCCCAGTCCCGGCGGCCGTCGAAGGTCCGGTTCCCGACCAACCGGATCGTGATCTACGTCTGGCCGCCGAGCGAGCTGACCCGCGAGGAGATGGAGCTGATCGCCGCCCGGGTGCGCCCGACGACGGTCGGCGCCGGCCTGGAGGAGATCCTGTTCATCGGGCGGCAGCGCGACCGCCGCACCGGCGAGCTGGTCAAGGTCGGCGTCCGGATCGCCTTCGACGTCACCGGGCACGGCCGGCTCACCGTCGGCGAGCCGCCGAGCGAGCCGGTCGAGCCGCTGGACGACTACCGGCTCAAGGTGCTGCGGGCGGCCAGCCGCAACACGGTCTACCCGTACGAGCTGACCGGGCTGCTCGGCGACTTCACCGAGCACGACCTGGACGCCGACCACCGGTTGGTGCCGGTGGACCGGCCGAAGGGCCGCAATCGCGCGGCGATCGTGGCCGGCGTGGTGACCACGCCGACGCCGCGGCACCCGCAGGGCGTCACCCGGGTGGTGCTGCTCGGCGACCCGACCAAGTCGCTGGGCGCGCTCTCCGAGCCGGAGTGCCGGCGGGTGATCGCCGCGCTGGACCTGGCGGAGCGGATGGGCGTGCCGCTGGAGTGGTACGCGCTCTCCGCCGGCGCCCGCATCTCGATGACCTCGGGCACCGAGAACATGGACTGGGTCGCCGCCGCGCTCAAGCGGATCGTCGAGTTCACCCAGGCCGGCGGTGAGATCAACATCGTGGTGGCGGGCATCAACGTCGGCGCCCAGCCCTACTGGAACGCCGAGGCCACGATGCTCATGCACACCAAGGGTGTGCTGGTCATGACGCCCGACTCGGCGATGGTGCTCACCGGCAAGCAGTCGCTGGACTTCTCCGGCGGCGTGTCCGCCGAGGACAACTTCGGCATCGGCGGCTACGACCGGGTGATGGGCCCGAACGGGCAGGCGCAGTACTGGGCGCCGAACCTGCCGGCCGCGCGCGACGTGCTGATGGCGCACTACGACCACACGTACGTGGCGCCGGGCGAGGGCGCGCCGCGGCGGGCCACCACCACCGACCCGGTGGACCGGGACGTCACCACGTTCCCGCACACGGTGGCCGGCAGCGACTTCACCACGGTCGGCGAGATCTTCTCCGCCACCGCGAACCCGGACCGGAAGAAGCCGTTCGACATCCGTACCGTGATGCGGGCCCTCGCCGACCAGGACCACCCGGTGCTGGAGCGGTGGGCCGGCATGGCCGACGCGGAGACCGCGGTGGTGCAGGACGTGCACCTCGGCGGCATCCCGGTGTGCCTGCTCGGCATCGAGTCGCGGTCGGTGCCCCGGCACGGCTTCCCGCCCACCGACGGCCCGGACACCTACACCGCCGGCACGCTGTTCCCCCGCTCGTCGAAGAAGGCGGCGCGGGCGATCAACGCGGCCAGCGGCAACCGGCCGCTGGTGGTGCTGGCCAACCTGTCCGGCTTCGACGGTTCGCCGGAGTCGATGCGCAAGCTGCAACTGGAGTACGGCGCCGAGATCGGCCGGGCGATCGTGAACTTCCGCGGCCCGATCGTGTTCTGCGTGATCTCGCGCTACCACGGCGGCGCGTTCGTGGTGTTCTCCAAGGCGCTCAACCCGGCCATGACCGTGCTGGCGATCGAGGGCTCGTTCGCCTCGGTGCTCGGCGGCGCGCCGGCCGCCGCCGTGGTCTTCGCCGGCGAGGTCGCCGCGCGCACCGCGGCCGATCCCCGGGTACGCGAGCTGGAGAGCCGGGTCGCGGCGGCTCCCGTCACCGAACGGGCGACGCTGACCGCGGAGCTGGACGAGCTGCGCTCGTCGGTGCGGGCGGAGAAGCTCGGCGAGGTGGCCACCGAGTTCGACCGGGTGCACAGCATCCAGCGCGCGGTCGAGGTCGGCTCGGTCGACGCGGTGGTCCGCGCCGCCGAGCTGCGTCCCCGTGTCATCGAGGCCATCGAGGCGCACCTGAGCTGA
- a CDS encoding DUF2188 domain-containing protein — protein sequence MTKGDIDTYQQDGQWKNRPEGNERASSRHDTKAEAEAAGREMAAERGTEHVIKKQDGTIGEKNTYPRSRDPREIPG from the coding sequence ATGACCAAGGGTGACATCGACACCTATCAGCAGGACGGGCAGTGGAAGAACCGCCCCGAGGGCAACGAGCGCGCGAGCAGCCGCCACGACACCAAGGCGGAGGCGGAGGCGGCCGGCCGCGAGATGGCCGCCGAGCGCGGCACCGAGCACGTGATCAAGAAGCAGGACGGCACGATCGGCGAGAAGAACACGTACCCCCGCAGCCGCGACCCCCGCGAGATCCCGGGCTGA